GGGAGGAGATTGTTTAAGCTCTTTAGAAATCGCTCAAAATTTAGGGGCTAAAGTAGAGAATACCGCCAAAAATTCTTTTAAAATCACGCCCCCAACGACTTTAAAAGAGCCTAACAAGATTTTAAATTGCAACAATTCTGGCACCACCATGCGTTTATACAGCGGGCTTTTAAGCGCTCAAAAAGGTCTTTTTGTTTTAAGCGGGGACAACTCCTTAAACTCACGCCCCATGAAAAGAATCATTGAGCCTTTAAAAGCTTTTGGGGCAAAGATTTTAGGCAGAGAAGATAACCATTTCGCCCCATTAGTGATCTTAGGGAGTCCTTTAAAAGCTTGCGGTTATGAAAGCCCTATCGCTTCAGCTCAAGTCAAAAGCGCTTTCATTTTAAGCGCCTTACAAGCTCAAGGCACAAGTGCCTATAAAGAAAGTGAGCTTAGCCGCAACCACACAGAAATCATGCTTAAAAGTTTGGGAGCTGATATTCAAAATCAAGACGGCGTTTTAATGATTTCACCCCTAGAAAAACCCCTAGAAGCCTTTGATTTTACAATAGCCAACGATCCATCTAGCGCGTTTTTTTTCGCTCTCGCTTGCGCGATTACGCCAAAAAGCCGCCTTCTTTTAAAAAATGTCCTGCTCAACCCCACTCGCATAGAAGCTTTTGAAGCGTTGAAAAAAATGGGCGCTTCCATAGAGTATGCGATTCAATCCAAAGATTTAGAAATTATTGGCGATATTTATATAGAGCATGCCCCTTTAAAAGCCATCACGATAGAGAAAAATATCGCTAGTCTGATTGATGAAATCCCTGCTTTAAGTATCGCTATGCTTTTTGCAAAAGGCAAAAGCATAATCAAAAACGCTAAAGATTTACGATCTAAAGAAAGCGATAGGATTAAAGCGATTGTTTCTAATTTCAAAGCTTTAAGGATTGAGTGCGAAGAGTTTGAAGACGGGTTTTACATAGAGGGATTAGAAGATATAACTCAATTCAAACAGCGCTTTTCTCAAAAAAAACCCCCCCTTATCAAAAGCTTTAACGATCATAGGATTGCGATGAGTTTCGCTATTTTAACTTTAGCATTGCCTTTAGAAATTGATAATTTAGAATGCACAAACATTTCTTTCCCACAATTCAAACACTTACTCAATCTATTCAAAAAAAGGAGTCTTAATGGAAATTAAAATGGCTAAGGATTATGGTTTTTGTTTTGGCGTCAAAAGAGCGATACAAATCGCTGAAAAAAATCAAAACAGCTTGATTTTTGGCTCGCTCATTCATAACGCTAAAGAAATCAATCGTTTGGAAAAAAACTTCAATGTGAAAATTGAAGAAGACCCTAAAAAAATCCCTAAAAATAAGAGCGTGATCATAAGAACCCATGGCATTCCTAAGCAGGATTTAGAATACTTGAAAAATAAGGGGGTCAAAATCACTGATGCGACTTGCCCGTATGTGATCAAACCTCAACAAATCGTGGAATCCATGAGTAAAGAAGGGTATCAAATCGTGCTTTTTGGGGATATTAACCACCCTGAAGTCAAGGGCGTGATCAGCTATGCCACTAACCAAGCTTTAGTCATCAATTCTTTAGAAGAATTGCAAGAAAAAAAGCTCCAACGAAAAGTGGCTTTAGTCTCTCAAACCACCAAACAAACCCCAAAACTCTTGCAAATCGCTTCTTATTTGGTGGAAAGATGCACTGAAGTGCGTATTTTTAACACGATTTGTAACGCTACTTCCTACAACCAAAAAGCCGCTTTGGATTTGAGTAAGGAAGTGGATATTATGATAGTCGTGGGCGGTAAAACTTCTTCAAACACCAAACAGCTCTTAAGCATCGCCAAACAGCATTGCGAAGACAGCTACTTGGTAGAAGATGAAAACGAATTAGAGTTAGCGTGGTTTAAGGATAAAAAATTATGCGGGATTACCGCTGGGGCTTCCACACCAGATTGGATTATAGAAAATGTCAAGCAAAAAATCAGCACGATTTAACACATTTTAAAATTTTTCTTTAAAAAAACCGCTAATTATTAGTTTTTAAACGATTTTGTAAGCCAAAAAAGGATACAATACCCTTAAGGATTTTATATTTATTTTATAGTAAGGCAGTCAATGAGCAAGATAGTAGATGATCAGAATTTTAATGACGAGGAGGAAGACTTCGCAAAACTCTTAGAAAAAGAAGAAACCCTAGAAAAAGGCACTATCAAAGAGGGGCTAATCGTTTCCATCAATGAGAACGATAGTTACGCCATGGTGAGCGTGGGCGGTAAGACAGAAGGTCGTTTGGCTTTGAGTGAGATCACCGATGAAAAGGGGCAGTTACTGTATCAAAAAAATG
This region of Helicobacter pylori genomic DNA includes:
- a CDS encoding 4-hydroxy-3-methylbut-2-enyl diphosphate reductase, whose protein sequence is MEIKMAKDYGFCFGVKRAIQIAEKNQNSLIFGSLIHNAKEINRLEKNFNVKIEEDPKKIPKNKSVIIRTHGIPKQDLEYLKNKGVKITDATCPYVIKPQQIVESMSKEGYQIVLFGDINHPEVKGVISYATNQALVINSLEELQEKKLQRKVALVSQTTKQTPKLLQIASYLVERCTEVRIFNTICNATSYNQKAALDLSKEVDIMIVVGGKTSSNTKQLLSIAKQHCEDSYLVEDENELELAWFKDKKLCGITAGASTPDWIIENVKQKISTI
- the aroA gene encoding 3-phosphoshikimate 1-carboxyvinyltransferase encodes the protein MIELDINASDKSLSHRAVIFSLLAQKPCVVRNFLMGGDCLSSLEIAQNLGAKVENTAKNSFKITPPTTLKEPNKILNCNNSGTTMRLYSGLLSAQKGLFVLSGDNSLNSRPMKRIIEPLKAFGAKILGREDNHFAPLVILGSPLKACGYESPIASAQVKSAFILSALQAQGTSAYKESELSRNHTEIMLKSLGADIQNQDGVLMISPLEKPLEAFDFTIANDPSSAFFFALACAITPKSRLLLKNVLLNPTRIEAFEALKKMGASIEYAIQSKDLEIIGDIYIEHAPLKAITIEKNIASLIDEIPALSIAMLFAKGKSIIKNAKDLRSKESDRIKAIVSNFKALRIECEEFEDGFYIEGLEDITQFKQRFSQKKPPLIKSFNDHRIAMSFAILTLALPLEIDNLECTNISFPQFKHLLNLFKKRSLNGN